A genomic region of Carettochelys insculpta isolate YL-2023 chromosome 7, ASM3395843v1, whole genome shotgun sequence contains the following coding sequences:
- the SLC18A3 gene encoding vesicular acetylcholine transporter: protein MEAEAGAGRAKSAMEKLSDAMGEKTKQLGTAIHDMHRQRRLILIIVCVALFLDNMLYMVIVPIMPVYISTMWAASQNAAQEDNASGANDSWPKSVLGPGYPPENEDIKIGVLFASKAILQLLVNPLSGPFIDRVGYDLPLLIGLTVMFLSTITFALAENYATLLAARSLQGLGSAFADTSGIAMIADKYTEESERSRALGIALAFISFGSLVAPPFGGTLYQFAGRRAPFLVLACVCLLDGLLLLAVIKPFGSRARANMPVGSPIHRLMMDPYIAVVAGALTTCNIPLAFLEPTIATWMKQTMAASEWQMGLTWLPAFFPHVLGVYVTVQLSAKYPHLQWFYGALGMAAIGASSCTVPACRNFGQLIVPLCGICFGIALVDTALLPTLAFLVDVRHVSVYGSVYAIADISYSVAYALGPIVASQIVHSLGFVQLNLGMGLANVLYAPLLLVLRNVSHMKASHSERNILLEEGPKGLYDTIKMEECKGKGKTPHPAGGQEGSSVDSYHRNLTGASEEDSSDYEYS from the coding sequence ATGGAGGCCGAGGCGGGAGCCGGGCGGGCCAAGTCCGCCATGGAGAAGCTCTCGGATGCCATGGGCGAAAAGACCAAGCAGCTGGGCACGGCCATACACGACATGCACCGGCAGCGCCGGCTGATCCTGATCATCGTATGCGTGGCCCTCTTCCTGGACAACATGCTCTACATGGTAATCGTGCCCATCATGCCGGTCTACATCTCCACCATGTGGGCGGCCTCCCAGAACGCGGCGCAGGAGGACAACGCCAGCGGGGCCAACGACAGCTGGCCCAAGTCGGTGCTGGGTCCCGGCTACCCGCCGGAGAACGAGGACATTAAGATCGGGGTGCTCTTTGCTTCCAAGgccatcctgcagctgctggtgaaCCCGCTGAGCGGCCCCTTCATCGACCGCGTGGGCTACGACCTGCCGCTGCTGATCGGCCTCACCGTCATGTTCCTCTCCACCATCACCTTCGCCCTGGCCGAGAACTACGCCACCCTCTTGGCCGCCCGcagcctgcaggggctgggctcgGCCTTCGCCGACACCTCGGGCATCGCCATGATCGCCGACAAGTACACGGAGGAGTCGGAGCGCAGCCGGGCCCTGGGCATCGCCCTGGCCTTCATCTCCTTCGGCAGCCTGGTGGCGCCCCCCTTCGGCGGCACGCTCTACCAGTTTGCCGGCCGGCGGGCGCCCTTCCTGGTGCTGGCCTGCGTCTGCCTGCTGGACGGCCTGCTGCTCCTCGCCGTCATCAAGCCCTTCGGCAGCCGGGCGCGGGCCAACATGCCGGTGGGCAGCCCCATCCACCGCCTCATGATGGACCCCTACATCGCCGTGGTGGCCGGCGCCCTGACCACCTGCAACATCCCGCTGGCCTTCCTGGAGCCCACTATCGCCACGTGGATGAAGCAGACCATGGCCGCCTCCGAGTGGCAGATGGGCCTCACGTGGCTGCCCGCGTTCTTCCCCCACGTGCTGGGCGTCTACGTCACGGTCCAGCTGTCCGCCAAATACCCACACCTGCAGTGGTTCTACGGGGCCCTGGGCATGGCCGCCATCGGGGCCAGCTCCTGCACCGTGCCCGCCTGCAGGAACTTCGGCCAGCTCATCGTCCCGCTCTGCGGCATCTGCTTCGGCATCGCTCTGGTGGACACCGCCTTGCTGCCCACCCTGGCCTTCCTGGTGGACGTGCGCCACGTGTCGGTCTACGGCAGCGTCTACGCCATCGCCGATATCTCCTACTCCGTGGCCTACGCCCTGGGGCCCATCGTGGCCAGCCAGATTGTGCACTCGCTCGGCTTCGTGCAGCTCAACTTGGGCATGGGGTTGGCCAACGTGCTCTACGCCCCGCTCCTCCTCGTCCTCAGAAACGTCTCCCACATGAAGGCCTCTCACTCCGAGAGGAACATCTTGCTGGAGGAAGGACCCAAAGGGCTCTATGACACCATCAAAATGGAGGAGTGCAAAGGCAAGGGGAAAACCCCCCATccagcaggggggcaggaaggaagcAGCGTGGACTCTTACCACAGGAACCTGACTGGGGCCTCCGAGGAGGACTCATCAGACTATGAATACAGTTAG